The following coding sequences lie in one Actinomyces capricornis genomic window:
- a CDS encoding helix-turn-helix domain-containing protein → MARFRVEDAPALVRAVHIDAGLQAELAGRAGVAQPSIAQIERGRRTVSPEMLGHILEVADYRPLLALKVLAERIREIAGIHGLENLRVFGPALTGSDGYRSDIGPFFTPHEGVDLFDAALFSQEAEELTRFSGDAVSGRSTTAQRGVLADPLYEDVAL, encoded by the coding sequence GTGGCACGATTCCGAGTCGAGGACGCACCTGCTCTGGTGCGGGCAGTGCACATTGATGCGGGCTTGCAGGCTGAACTGGCTGGGCGTGCAGGGGTTGCGCAGCCAAGTATCGCCCAGATTGAGCGAGGGCGCCGAACGGTGTCTCCGGAGATGCTGGGGCACATTCTCGAGGTTGCGGACTACCGCCCATTACTTGCACTTAAGGTGCTTGCGGAGAGGATTCGTGAAATAGCTGGCATCCATGGCTTGGAGAATCTCAGAGTGTTTGGGCCTGCTCTGACTGGATCTGACGGCTATCGCAGTGATATTGGTCCCTTCTTCACCCCGCACGAGGGTGTGGATCTTTTTGATGCTGCACTGTTCTCGCAGGAGGCCGAGGAATTGACTCGCTTTAGTGGTGACGCGGTCTCAGGAAGGTCTACGACAGCGCAGAGAGGCGTGCTGGCCGATCCTCTATATGAGGATGTTGCCTTATGA
- a CDS encoding N5-glutamine methyltransferase family protein, with product MVREVGQALREAGVASPESDARVLAEHVVGVSLVMCEGASAEQVETLLALVEQRSARVPLQHLTGRMWFRGLEMVCRPGVFIVRPETEVVAGAAIDAAREAAREGVGPGECTDDGAARHREADGAPMRAASGAVSGEAALVREPLVVDLCAGSGAIAAAVAAEVPTARLIAVELDAAAAALARDNCERLVPGRVEVVQADATAPGTLALQDGTVDVVVSNPPYVPAGAVEDAETERHDPDLALYGGGGDGLELPRAVVGRASALLRRGGVLVMEHDPGQGAALREAAASAGFRSAVTGRDLTGRDRYLRAVRGVRTRSSDRPC from the coding sequence CTGGTCCGAGAGGTCGGGCAGGCTTTGAGAGAGGCGGGAGTTGCCTCTCCTGAGAGCGATGCTCGGGTGCTGGCCGAGCATGTGGTGGGGGTGTCCCTCGTCATGTGCGAGGGGGCGAGTGCCGAGCAGGTGGAGACCTTGCTCGCGTTGGTGGAGCAGCGGTCCGCGCGCGTGCCGCTGCAGCACCTCACGGGGCGCATGTGGTTCCGGGGCCTGGAGATGGTGTGCCGGCCCGGGGTATTCATCGTCCGGCCCGAGACGGAGGTGGTGGCCGGCGCCGCGATCGACGCCGCGCGGGAGGCCGCCCGGGAGGGAGTGGGCCCGGGGGAGTGCACCGACGACGGGGCCGCGCGCCACCGGGAGGCGGACGGGGCCCCGATGCGGGCCGCCTCCGGTGCGGTCAGCGGGGAGGCGGCACTGGTGCGCGAGCCGCTCGTGGTGGACCTGTGCGCCGGTTCGGGGGCGATCGCCGCGGCGGTGGCCGCCGAGGTGCCGACAGCGCGGCTGATCGCTGTGGAGCTTGACGCCGCTGCTGCCGCCCTGGCCCGGGACAACTGTGAGCGCCTGGTGCCGGGCCGGGTGGAGGTCGTCCAGGCCGACGCCACCGCTCCCGGCACGCTGGCGCTGCAGGACGGGACGGTGGACGTCGTCGTCTCCAACCCGCCCTATGTGCCGGCGGGCGCGGTGGAGGATGCCGAGACTGAGCGGCATGACCCCGATCTGGCGCTCTACGGCGGGGGAGGAGATGGCCTGGAGCTGCCCCGGGCCGTGGTGGGGCGGGCCTCGGCGCTCCTGCGGCGGGGCGGCGTACTGGTCATGGAGCACGACCCGGGGCAGGGCGCTGCGCTGCGCGAGGCGGCGGCCTCGGCGGGCTTCCGCAGCGCCGTCACCGGCCGGGACCTCACCGGCCGCGACCGCTACCTGCGGGCGGTGCGCGGTGTGAGGACGCGGTCATCTGATCGCCCTTGTTAG
- the prfA gene encoding peptide chain release factor 1, with protein sequence MSDFQAAAPLLEEYAAIEAEMAGPAASDPAAMRRLGRRYAELGRVVAAYRAWQAASTDLADAVELAEEDAEFAEELPALRQAEAEAAERLREVLVPRDPDDARDVIIEVKAGEGGEESALFASDLARMYTRYAERQGWAVEVLDATDSDLGGYKDIRLAIKTRTPVEPQEGVWAHLKYEGGVHRVQRVPVTESQGRIHTSAAGVLVMPEADDPGELEIDAADLRVDVFRSSGPGGQSVNTTDSAVRITHLPTGIVVSMQNEKSQLQNREAAMRVLRARLLAERAAAAAAEAAEARRSQVRTVDRSERIRTYNFPENRIADHRTGFKAYNLDAVLDGDLGPVIASAIAMDEAERLAAVGDQG encoded by the coding sequence GTGAGCGACTTCCAAGCAGCCGCCCCGCTCCTGGAGGAGTACGCGGCCATCGAGGCCGAGATGGCGGGCCCCGCGGCCTCGGACCCGGCGGCCATGCGCCGACTGGGGCGCCGTTACGCCGAGCTCGGGCGGGTGGTGGCCGCCTACCGCGCCTGGCAGGCCGCCAGCACCGACCTGGCCGACGCCGTCGAGCTGGCCGAGGAGGACGCGGAGTTCGCCGAGGAGCTCCCCGCACTGCGGCAGGCCGAGGCCGAGGCCGCCGAGCGCCTGCGCGAGGTGCTCGTGCCCCGCGACCCCGACGACGCCCGCGACGTCATCATCGAGGTCAAGGCGGGGGAGGGCGGGGAGGAGTCCGCCCTGTTCGCCTCCGACCTGGCCCGCATGTACACCCGCTACGCCGAGCGCCAGGGCTGGGCCGTGGAGGTCCTGGACGCCACCGACTCCGACCTGGGCGGGTACAAGGACATCCGCCTGGCCATCAAGACCCGCACGCCCGTCGAGCCCCAGGAGGGGGTGTGGGCGCACCTGAAGTACGAGGGCGGCGTCCACCGCGTCCAGCGCGTGCCCGTGACCGAGAGCCAGGGGCGCATCCACACCTCGGCCGCCGGGGTGCTGGTCATGCCCGAGGCCGACGATCCCGGCGAGCTGGAGATCGACGCCGCCGACCTGCGCGTGGACGTCTTCCGCTCCTCGGGGCCGGGCGGGCAGAGCGTCAACACCACCGACTCGGCGGTGCGCATCACCCACCTGCCCACCGGCATCGTGGTCTCCATGCAGAACGAGAAGTCCCAGCTGCAGAACAGGGAGGCGGCCATGCGGGTGCTGCGCGCCCGGCTGCTGGCCGAGCGGGCGGCGGCGGCCGCCGCCGAGGCCGCCGAGGCGCGCCGCAGCCAGGTGCGCACCGTGGACCGCTCCGAGCGGATCCGCACCTACAACTTCCCTGAGAACCGCATCGCCGACCACCGCACCGGCTTCAAGGCCTACAACCTCGACGCCGTGCTCGACGGCGACCTGGGGCCGGTCATCGCCTCGGCCATCGCCATGGATGAGGCCGAGCGCCTGGCGGCCGTCGGGGACCAGGGGTGA
- the rpmE gene encoding 50S ribosomal protein L31 yields the protein MKQGIHPDYVATTVTCTCGNTFETRSTVTDGEIRVDVCSACHPFYTGKQKILDTGGRVARFEARYGKRGK from the coding sequence ATGAAGCAGGGTATCCACCCCGACTACGTGGCCACCACGGTCACCTGCACCTGCGGCAACACCTTCGAGACCCGCTCCACCGTCACCGACGGTGAGATCCGCGTGGACGTGTGCTCGGCCTGCCACCCCTTCTACACCGGCAAGCAGAAGATCCTCGACACCGGTGGCCGCGTGGCCCGCTTCGAGGCCCGCTACGGCAAGCGCGGCAAGTAG